The Cyprinus carpio isolate SPL01 chromosome A5, ASM1834038v1, whole genome shotgun sequence genome has a segment encoding these proteins:
- the LOC109088501 gene encoding transmembrane protein 203-like, giving the protein MLFSLRELVQWLGFATFELFLHLGALLVFSVLVALHMDVDKQTLKMSWWLVFSPLFAADGLSTYFTAIVSIRLYQEGEKRLAVLRLLWVLTVLSLKLVCEVLLCQKLAEQDQASDLWFGLIVSPLFILLQLLMIRACRVN; this is encoded by the coding sequence ATGCTGTTCTCTCTGCGAGAGCTAGTGCAATGGCTGGGCTTTGCCACATTCGAGCTGTTCCTCCACTTGGGCGCGCTGCTGGTCTTCAGCGTGCTGGTGGCCCTACACATGGACGTGGACAAGCAGACTCTCAAGATGAGCTGGTGGCTTGTCTTCTCACCCTTGTTTGCTGCCGATGGCCTCAGCACTTACTTCACAGCCATTGTATCCATCCGCCTCTATCAAGAAGGAGAGAAGCGGCTGGCAGTGCTGCGCTTGCTGTGGGTGCTGACCGTGCTCAGCCTCAAGCTGGTGTGTGAGGTGCTGCTATGCCAGAAATTGGCCGAACAGGACCAGGCAAGTGATTTGTGGTTTGGCCTTATCGTTTCCCCACTTTTCATCCTTCTGCAGCTGCTCATGATTCGTGCTTGTCGTGTCAATTAA
- the LOC109088461 gene encoding F-box/WD repeat-containing protein 5-like, producing the protein MASGPGLPDSLVLEIFLHLPHKAVLSAGFTCRQWFAVSRDEFLWKELFYNYYCIPRSVPRHPAAVSWYREFKRLYDCIPCVEVQTLKEHHDQVLHLAFSHRGHRFSSCSKDCTVKLWDTERSDGTISLVHSSSMRQFNWGYTQFSQFNADDTLLLVSGVYLGPHHSSSGEIAVISLENYTLLSRVRNKPYDVFGCWLNETHLISGNLHWIGNMTSCSVLWLNKAFQDIESENVNVVKRLFKIQNINASTIRTVMVAHCRRHDSPDLLLDYEAQSQAQAQAQRTQQHQPLFFDLGNTDSEEEEDEHDEDEEDEERGEKRVSAHLPACNPSGIQHVIHGHHSIATRDRELETKVARLMGSRRTKAPDPNLVSPTAPGEGEDKTYLLFTTGSLTYSPHQIGIKRIMPDQMTTCGPVLGEERNTDEFFDSLDHVIDIHGHIIGMGLSPDHRYLYVNSRAWPAGCVISDPMSPPPIAEEIDLHVIDLKSLREERRSLRAHRAFTPNDECFFIFLDVSRDFVASGAEDKHGYIWDRHYNICLARLKHDDVVNSVAFSPADQELLLSASDDSTIKVWRSPRMVRLAEALQRPPRARKLLSSLFGHRSANLNGKP; encoded by the exons ATGGCAAGTGGCCCTGGCTTGCCGGACAGCCTGGTGCTGGAAATCTTCTTGCATCTCCCTCATAAGGCTGTGCTGAGCGCTGGGTTCACCTGTCGTCAGTGGTTTGCTGTGTCGCGGGATGAGTTTCTCTGGAAGGAGCTCTTCTACAACTACTACTGCATCCCACGCTCTGTGCCTCGCCACCCTG CGGCTGTGTCATGGTACAGGGAGTTCAAGCGGCTGTATGACTGCATTCCCTGTGTGGAGGTTCAGACTCTGAAGGAACATCATGATCAGGTCCTGCATTTGGCCTTCTCTCACCGTGGACATCGCTTCTCTTCCTGCTCCAAAGACTGTACTGTTAAG CTTTGGGACACGGAGCGATCAGATGGCACCATATCTTTGGTTCACAGCTCCAGCATGCGGCAGTTTAACTGGGGCTACACTCAGTTCTCACAGTTTAATGCTGATGACACCCTGCTGCTGGTCTCAGGGGTCTACCTGGGCCCACATCACTCCTCCTCTGGAGAGATTGCAGTCATCAGTTTGG AGAACTACACTCTGCTGTCCCGTGTGAGAAATAAGCCATATGATGTTTTTGGCTGCTGGCTGAATGAGACCCACCTAATCTCTGGTAACCTGCACTGGATTGGCAACATGACCTCCTGCTCTGTGCTCTGGCTCAACAAAGCCTTCCAG GACATCGAGTCAGAAAATGTGAATGTGGTGAAGCGTCTCTTTAAGATCCAGAACATCAATGCCAGCACTATCCGCACAGTTATGGTGGCCCACTGCCGTCGACACGACTCTCCTGACCTCCTTCTGGACTATGAAGCTCAGTCACAGGCACAAGCTCAAGCCCAGCGGACACAGCAGCACCAGCCGCTCTTTTTTGATCTGGGAAACACAGAcagtgaagaggaggaggatgaacatgatgaggatgaagaggatgaggaacGAGGAGAAAAAAGAGTGTCAGCACATCTGCCCGCATGTAACCCATCCGGGATTCAGCATGTTATACAC GGTCATCACAGCATAGCCACGCGTGATCGAGAGTTGGAGACTAAGGTGGCCAGGTTGATGGGCAGCAGACGCACTAAAGCTCCTGATCCAAACCTGGTCTCTCCAACAGCTCCTGGAGAAGGAGAGGACAAGACCTACCTCCTCTTCACCACCGGCAGCCTTACCTACTCGCCTCACCAAATAG GCATCAAGCGAATAATGCCTGATCAAATGACGACGTGCGGTCCTGTGTTGGGAGAGGAGCGCAATACAGATGAATTCTTTGACTCACTGGATCATGTGATCGACATACATGGCCACATCATTGGCATGGGTCTGTCACCTGACCATAG aTACTTGTATGTAAACAGTCGAGCATGGCCAGCAGGCTGTGTGATATCTGACCCCATGTCCCCTCCGCCCATCGCAGAGGAGATCGACCTGCATGTGATTGATCTGAAGAGTCTTAGAGAAGAGCGCCGCAGCCTTCGAGCCCACCGGGCCTTCACACCCAACGATGAGTGCTTCTTTATCTTCCTTGATGTCAGCCGAGACTTTGTCGCCAG CGGAGCAGAGGACAAGCACGGTTACATCTGGGACCGGCACTACAACATCTGCCTGGCTCGCCTGAAACATGATGATGTGGTCAACTCTGTGGCCTTCAGCccagcagaccaggagctgctgcTGTCCGCCAGCGACGACTCCACCATTAAAGTGTGGCGCTCGCCACGCATGGTGCGCCTCGCTGAGGCACTCCAACGCCCCCCTCGGGCTCGCAAACTGCTTTCCTCCTTGTTTGGCCACAGAAGTGCTAATCTGAATGGTAAACCCTGA
- the LOC109088460 gene encoding delta-aminolevulinic acid dehydratase-like — translation MTQPADSILHSGYFHPTLRYWQTCASDLRPDNLIYPVFITDSPDAVEPIASLPGQARYGVNKIEGLLRPLVDKGLKCVLIFGVPAKVAKDERGSGADTDDTPAVLAVKKLRSTFPDLVLACDVCLCPYTSHGHCGILREDGSLDNAASCLRLAEVALAYAQAGCHIIAPSDMMDGRIAAIKQALIANHFGNKVSVLSYSAKFASCYYGPFRDAAQSKPAFGDRRCYQLPPGARGLALRACDRDVKEGSDMLMVKPGLPYLDIVREVKNKHPTHPLAVYNVSGEFAMLWHGAEAGAFDLRTAVMEAMTAFRRAGADIIITYYTPQLLTWLKE, via the exons ATGACACAGCCGGCAGACTCTATTCTACACAGCGGTTACTTTCACCCCACTCTCCGATACTGGCAGACATGTGCTTCAGACCTTAGACCAGATAACCTCATTTATCCTGTCTTCATTAC TGACAGTCCTGATGCAGTGGAACCCATTGCTAGTCTACCTGGTCAAGCAAG ATATGGTGTTAATAAGATAGAGGGTTTACTTCGTCCCCTTGTGGATAAAGGCCTGAAGTGTGTGCTGATTTTTGGAGTTCCTGCAAAAGTCGCAAAG gATGAGAGAGGCTCTGGGGCAGATACAGATGACACTCCTGCAGTCCTGGCTGTGAAGAAACTGAGGAGCACATTCCCTGATCTTGTGTTGGCCTGTGATGTGTGCCTTTGCCCCTACACCTCTCATGGCCACTGTG GAATCCTGCGTGAAGATGGCAGCTTGGATAACGCTGCTAGCTGTTTGAGGTTGGCTGAAGTAGCTCTGGCTTATGCTCAAGCAG GCTGCCATATTATCGCTCCTTCAGATATGATGGACGGACGAATTGCAGCCATTAAGCAAGCACTAATTGCCAATCATTTTGGCAACAAG GTGTCAGTGCTGAGCTACAGTGCTAAATTTGCCTCCTGCTACTATGGGCCATTCAG AGATGCTGCTCAATCTAAACCTGCTTTTGGAGACAGACGTTGTTATCAGCTTCCCCCTGGTGCCAGAGGACTAGCACTGCGGGCCTGT GACCGGGATGTGAAAGAAGGTTCTGACATGCTGATGGTGAAACCTGGATTACCATACCTTGATATTGTGAGAGAGGTTAAGAATAAG CACCCTACACATCCGCTGGCAGTATACAATGTATCAGGCGAGTTTGCCATGTTGTGGCATGGAGCTGAAGCTGGAGCTTTTGACCTGCGCACTGCAGTTATGGAGGCTATGACTGCCTTCCGTCGAGCAG gagCTGACATCATCATCACATACTATACTCCACAATTGCTCACGTGGTTGAAAGAGTAA